A single window of Acinetobacter wuhouensis DNA harbors:
- a CDS encoding LysE family translocator encodes MSVFVVFALTVLPLIFTPGPDMLFILSQVMGKDAKSGMMATLGVCSGYLVHSILVALGIAAIIVSFPVLFETIRYLGITYLLYLAFHLLKSVLSTKNLHIEKNAEAHPIRKGFFTALLNPKGMLIYFAILPQFIDKTGNTIAQGFALSFIFIGLIFIVYCALSLVVAKISQKKQIDERKQKWIDGGSGALLALAAAWLMAN; translated from the coding sequence ATGTCTGTATTCGTTGTTTTTGCCTTAACGGTATTGCCGTTAATTTTCACACCAGGACCAGATATGTTATTTATCCTGTCACAAGTGATGGGTAAAGATGCGAAATCAGGCATGATGGCTACGCTTGGCGTATGTTCTGGTTATTTAGTGCATTCTATTCTTGTGGCACTTGGAATTGCCGCGATTATTGTTTCATTTCCTGTTCTATTTGAAACGATTCGCTATCTAGGTATCACTTATTTGTTGTATTTGGCATTTCATTTGTTGAAATCTGTGCTAAGTACTAAAAATTTACATATTGAGAAAAATGCTGAGGCACATCCAATCCGTAAAGGGTTTTTTACAGCTTTATTGAATCCAAAAGGCATGTTGATTTATTTTGCAATTTTGCCGCAGTTTATTGATAAAACTGGGAATACGATTGCTCAAGGATTTGCATTGTCATTTATTTTTATCGGTTTAATTTTTATTGTTTACTGTGCTTTAAGCTTAGTTGTGGCAAAAATTTCACAGAAGAAACAAATTGATGAACGTAAACAAAAGTGGATTGATGGCGGTTCTGGTGCATTATTAGCACTTGCAGCCGCGTGGCTTATGGCTAACTAA
- a CDS encoding zinc ribbon domain-containing protein → MKCQKCHAENISEAVKCGICGARLKHPKSSDDFTGNQHVQSSIRRENNKQDIFNPDPSIQPNTKPSQNSHSNQNQSITDTILDKNTKIEDKARILLDSWQDKAKGAWENAQNQPKKKPKYNKWFFIIIAVFIFASPVITLITSVIIPEIQYQIREHLRIQSENDEAAVEDVIMEDIVTTDAVVDANEYEQRYAEMRSYQQNIERVFGETRVLPENLQEIEKFDQVEFDQSIHDVIEIRNGMIIGSFAAFPNEHIYLKPEIKNKKIIGWSCYKVGISEGEMSECEPESSEPTAPIVE, encoded by the coding sequence ATGAAATGCCAAAAGTGTCATGCTGAAAATATTAGTGAAGCCGTTAAATGTGGAATATGTGGTGCGCGTTTAAAGCATCCGAAGAGTTCTGATGACTTTACGGGCAATCAACATGTTCAGTCATCAATTCGCCGTGAAAATAACAAACAGGATATTTTCAATCCAGATCCAAGTATTCAGCCAAATACCAAGCCAAGCCAGAATAGTCATTCAAATCAAAATCAATCAATTACGGATACAATTTTAGATAAAAATACAAAGATTGAAGATAAGGCGAGAATCCTACTTGATTCGTGGCAAGACAAAGCAAAAGGTGCTTGGGAAAATGCTCAAAATCAACCAAAGAAAAAACCGAAATATAACAAATGGTTTTTTATCATTATTGCGGTATTCATTTTTGCATCACCTGTAATTACGCTGATTACAAGTGTGATTATTCCTGAAATTCAATATCAAATACGTGAGCATCTACGCATTCAGAGTGAAAATGATGAGGCTGCTGTTGAAGATGTGATTATGGAAGATATTGTGACAACTGATGCTGTAGTTGATGCAAACGAGTATGAGCAACGTTATGCCGAGATGCGATCCTATCAGCAAAATATAGAAAGGGTGTTCGGTGAAACCCGTGTTCTACCAGAGAATTTACAAGAGATTGAAAAATTTGATCAAGTAGAATTTGATCAATCCATTCATGATGTAATTGAAATACGGAATGGTATGATTATTGGTTCATTCGCAGCGTTTCCGAACGAACATATTTATTTAAAACCTGAAATAAAAAATAAGAAAATCATAGGATGGTCTTGCTATAAAGTTGGCATTTCTGAGGGGGAAATGTCTGAATGCGAGCCAGAGTCGAGTGAGCCTACAGCACCAATTGTCGAGTAG
- a CDS encoding Lrp/AsnC family transcriptional regulator, whose amino-acid sequence MKISSKTILIKLDRIDKNIIRALQANGRIQNNDLAREIGLSPSSCLRRVRLLEEAGVIQNYTTVVDPQKIGFQLILFSRIWLLGQDAETIDLFIEAMKELPQVMECYIILGECDAMLKVVVPDLESYRKFQSTHLTKKNGITSVKTDVPSQIIKQSFQLPLEDL is encoded by the coding sequence ATGAAAATTTCATCAAAGACTATTCTAATAAAGTTAGATCGTATTGATAAAAATATCATTCGTGCCTTACAAGCCAATGGGCGTATTCAAAACAATGATCTAGCGCGTGAAATTGGTCTATCACCATCCTCATGTTTAAGACGGGTTAGGCTTTTAGAAGAAGCTGGCGTGATTCAAAACTACACCACCGTGGTTGATCCTCAGAAAATTGGCTTCCAGCTGATTTTATTTTCACGGATTTGGCTGTTAGGACAAGATGCGGAAACTATCGACTTATTTATTGAAGCAATGAAAGAACTTCCTCAAGTGATGGAATGCTATATTATTTTGGGTGAATGTGATGCAATGTTAAAAGTCGTCGTACCAGACTTAGAAAGTTACCGTAAATTTCAGTCAACTCATCTTACAAAGAAAAATGGCATCACCAGTGTAAAAACTGATGTACCAAGTCAGATCATTAAACAAAGTTTTCAGCTTCCTCTTGAAGATTTATAA
- a CDS encoding GNAT family N-acetyltransferase, producing MKQFHPPIQLETARLILRPWKASDLEPFAQLNADHDVMRHFPSPLSKIESDALAERIQSFISKDGWGFWAVELKQNQQFIGFTGLHHQPEQFDFSPCTEIGWRYAKQHWHQGYATEAAQACLDFAFQQLDLNEVVAFTATTNTPSEKVMQRIGMHYVKNFIHPKVDSEHPLAEHLLYSIERPTE from the coding sequence ATGAAGCAATTCCACCCACCCATTCAATTAGAAACGGCTCGGTTAATTCTCAGACCATGGAAAGCATCTGATTTAGAACCCTTTGCACAGCTCAATGCTGATCATGATGTGATGCGCCACTTCCCTTCACCATTATCAAAAATTGAAAGTGATGCTTTAGCTGAACGTATTCAATCGTTTATTTCTAAAGATGGCTGGGGATTTTGGGCTGTTGAATTAAAACAAAATCAGCAATTTATTGGTTTTACAGGGTTACATCATCAGCCTGAACAATTTGATTTTTCACCCTGTACCGAAATCGGTTGGCGATATGCAAAACAGCATTGGCATCAAGGTTATGCAACAGAAGCTGCGCAAGCTTGCTTAGATTTTGCTTTTCAGCAATTGGATTTAAATGAGGTTGTCGCTTTTACAGCAACGACAAATACCCCTTCTGAAAAAGTCATGCAACGCATCGGGATGCATTATGTAAAAAATTTTATTCATCCAAAAGTTGATTCTGAACACCCTTTGGCAGAACACTTACTTTATAGTATCGAACGTCCTACTGAATAA
- a CDS encoding FAD-binding protein, with protein sequence MSILVIAEHDNKALNGATLNVVAAAQKIGGDITVLVAGSGAQAVADQAAKVAGVSKVLLADDAAYANQLAENVAKLVASIGAGYSHILAASTTTGKNILPRAAALLDVSMITDIIAVEGPKTFKRPIYAGNAIATVESGESVVVATVRGTAFDAVAAEGGSAAVEAATSTGDAGISKFISEEIVKSERPELTAARIVVSGGRGVGSGENYHKVLDPLADKLGAAQGASRAAVDAGFVPNDMQVGQTGKIVAPDLYIAVGISGAIQHLAGMKDSKVIVAINKDEEAPINAVADYWLVGDLNTVVPELVSKI encoded by the coding sequence ATGAGTATTTTAGTTATCGCTGAGCACGACAATAAAGCACTTAACGGTGCAACATTAAACGTTGTTGCTGCGGCTCAAAAAATCGGTGGTGATATCACTGTATTGGTTGCAGGTTCTGGTGCACAGGCTGTTGCTGACCAAGCTGCTAAAGTTGCTGGTGTAAGCAAAGTATTACTTGCTGATGATGCTGCTTATGCAAATCAATTGGCTGAAAACGTTGCAAAATTAGTTGCTTCAATCGGTGCGGGTTATTCTCACATCCTTGCTGCTTCTACTACTACAGGTAAAAACATTTTACCGCGCGCTGCTGCACTTTTAGATGTAAGCATGATCACTGACATCATTGCTGTTGAAGGTCCTAAAACTTTCAAACGTCCAATCTATGCAGGTAACGCGATTGCAACTGTAGAATCTGGCGAATCAGTTGTTGTTGCAACTGTTCGTGGTACTGCATTTGATGCGGTTGCTGCTGAAGGTGGTTCTGCTGCTGTTGAAGCTGCGACTTCTACAGGTGATGCTGGTATTTCTAAGTTCATTTCTGAAGAAATCGTGAAATCTGAACGTCCAGAATTAACTGCTGCGCGTATTGTTGTTTCAGGTGGTCGTGGTGTAGGTTCTGGTGAGAATTACCATAAAGTACTTGATCCACTTGCTGACAAGCTTGGTGCTGCTCAAGGTGCTTCACGTGCTGCGGTAGATGCTGGCTTCGTTCCAAACGATATGCAAGTTGGTCAAACTGGTAAAATTGTTGCACCTGATCTATACATCGCTGTCGGTATTTCTGGTGCGATTCAGCACTTGGCGGGTATGAAAGATTCTAAAGTGATCGTTGCGATCAACAAAGATGAAGAAGCGCCAATCAATGCTGTAGCTGACTACTGGTTAGTGGGTGATTTGAATACTGTAGTTCCAGAATTGGTTTCTAAAATCTAA
- a CDS encoding electron transfer flavoprotein subunit beta/FixA family protein, which translates to MKALVAVKRVVDANVKVRVKPDNSGVDLTNVKMSINPFDEIAVEEAVRLKEKGTVSEIVVVSIGPKEAQEQIRSAMALGADRGILVEADDSQLGALEVAKILKGVVEQEQPQLVLLGKQAIDDDSNQVGQMLGALLGAGQGTFASVVTVNGDKVQVTREVDGGLQTVELNTPAIITTDLRLNEPRYAALPNIMKARKKPLDTKSPVDYGVTATSKLKTVKVEPPAERKAGVQVKSVDELVEKLKNEAKVI; encoded by the coding sequence ATGAAGGCTCTTGTTGCTGTAAAACGTGTGGTTGATGCCAACGTTAAAGTTCGCGTTAAACCGGACAATAGTGGGGTAGACCTTACTAACGTTAAAATGTCAATTAACCCATTCGATGAAATCGCAGTGGAAGAAGCGGTTCGCTTAAAAGAAAAAGGAACTGTTTCAGAAATCGTTGTTGTTTCTATTGGTCCTAAAGAAGCCCAAGAACAAATTCGTTCTGCTATGGCGCTTGGTGCAGATCGCGGTATCTTAGTTGAAGCTGATGACAGCCAACTGGGTGCTTTAGAAGTTGCTAAAATCCTGAAAGGTGTTGTTGAACAAGAACAACCACAACTTGTACTTTTAGGTAAACAAGCGATCGATGACGACTCTAACCAAGTTGGTCAGATGCTTGGTGCTTTGCTTGGCGCAGGTCAAGGTACATTCGCTTCAGTTGTGACTGTAAATGGCGACAAAGTACAAGTGACTCGTGAAGTTGACGGTGGTTTACAAACTGTTGAGTTGAACACGCCAGCGATCATCACAACTGACTTACGTTTGAATGAACCACGTTATGCTGCATTGCCTAACATCATGAAAGCACGTAAGAAACCGCTTGATACTAAATCTCCTGTGGACTACGGTGTGACTGCAACTTCTAAACTTAAAACAGTTAAAGTTGAGCCACCTGCTGAGCGTAAAGCGGGCGTACAAGTGAAGTCTGTAGACGAGCTTGTTGAAAAACTTAAAAATGAAGCGAAAGTGATCTAA
- a CDS encoding GNAT family N-acetyltransferase produces the protein MIYELCTERLLLRQWKDSDYVPFAQITSNPEVMKYFPKLLDEYESNALAEQIKFIIDVKGWGVWAVELLETQEFIGCIGLHPQPSKFEFSPCIEIGWRIDPKFWNQGYATEGAEACLRFAFEELKLEEIVAFTAKDNLVSQKVMEKIGMTFSHDFLHPDFDDEHPLREEKLYRIKKQDFSF, from the coding sequence ATGATTTACGAGTTATGTACTGAACGACTTTTACTTCGACAATGGAAAGATTCTGACTACGTCCCTTTTGCGCAAATCACTTCAAATCCTGAAGTGATGAAATATTTCCCCAAATTACTTGATGAATATGAAAGTAATGCTTTAGCAGAACAAATCAAATTTATCATTGATGTCAAGGGATGGGGTGTTTGGGCTGTAGAGTTATTGGAAACGCAAGAATTTATCGGTTGTATCGGCTTACATCCCCAACCTTCAAAGTTTGAGTTTTCGCCTTGCATCGAAATCGGTTGGCGCATTGATCCTAAATTTTGGAATCAAGGTTATGCCACTGAAGGCGCTGAAGCATGTTTAAGGTTTGCATTTGAAGAGTTGAAATTGGAAGAAATTGTCGCATTTACCGCGAAAGACAATCTCGTATCGCAAAAGGTCATGGAAAAAATTGGAATGACATTTTCACATGACTTTTTGCATCCAGATTTTGATGATGAACATCCCTTACGAGAGGAGAAATTGTATCGAATCAAAAAACAGGATTTTTCGTTTTAA